Proteins encoded in a region of the Homo sapiens chromosome 9, GRCh38.p14 Primary Assembly genome:
- the CAVIN4 gene encoding caveolae-associated protein 4, which produces MEHNGSASNADKIHQNRLSSVTEDEDQDAALTIVTVLDKVASIVDSVQASQKRIEERHREMENAIKSVQIDLLKLSQSHSNTGHIINKLFEKTRKVSAHIKDVKARVEKQQIHVKKVEVKQEEIMKKNKFRVVIFQEKFRCPTSLSVVKDRNLTENQEEDDDDIFDPPVDLSSDEEYYVEESRSARLRKSGKEHIDNIKKAFSKENMQKTRQNLDKKVNRIRTRIVTPERRERLRQSGERLRQSGERLRQSGERFKKSISNAAPSKEAFKMRSLRKGKDRTVAEGEECAREMGVDIIARSESLGPISELYSDELSEPEHEAARPVYPPHEGREIPTPEPLKVTFKSQVKVEDDESLLLDLKHSS; this is translated from the exons atggaacatAATGGGTCTGCTTCAAATGCTGATAAAATCCACCAGAATCGCCTGTCGAGTGTTACAGAAGATGAAGACCAAGACGCTGCTCTTACCATTGTGACTGTGCTGGACAAAGTAGCCTCCATCGTGGACAGTGTGCaggcaagccagaagagaatagAAGAGAGACACAGGGAAATGGAAAATGCCATAAAATCCGTCCAGATTGACCTGTTGAAGCTTTCACAGTCGCATAGCAATACAGGGCATATCATTAACAAATTGTTTGAGAAAACCCGAAAAGTTAGTGCTCACATTAAAGATGTGAAAGCCCGGGTGGAGAAGCAACAAATTCATGTTAAAAAAGTTGAAGTCAAGCAAgaggaaataatgaagaaaaacaaattccgCGTGGTAATATTCCAG gAGAAGTTTCGGTGTCCGACATCCCTGTCTGTTGTTAAAGACAGAAACCTAACTGAGAACCAAGAAGAGGATGATGATGATATCTTTGATCCCCCAGTAGATCTGTCTTCGGATGAAGAATATTATGTTGAAGAAAGCAGATCTGCCAGGCTTAGGAAGTCAGGCAAGGAGCACATTGATAATATCAAGAAggcattttccaaagaaaacatgCAGAAGACACGGCAGAATCTTGACAAGAAAGTGAACAGAATTAGAACTAGAATAGTGACCCcggagaggagagagaggctaAGGCAGTCAGGAGAGAGGCTGAGACAGTCAGGGGAGAGGCTGAGACAGTCAGGGGAGAGGTTTAAGAAATCTATTTCTAATGCAGCTCCCTCAAAGGAAGCTTTTAAGATGCGCAGCCTCAGGAAAGGTAAGGACCGAACAGTGGCTGAAGGTGAGGAATGTGCCAGGGAGATGGGTGTGGACATCATTGCCAGGAGCGAGTCTCTGGGCCCCATCAGTGAGCTCTACTCTGATGAGCTCAGTGAACCAGAACACGAGGCAGCCAGGCCGGTGTATCCTCCCCATGAAGGAAGGGAAATCCCCACCCCCGAGCctttaaaagttacttttaaatCTCAGGTGAAAGTAGAGGATGATGAATCTCTTTTGTTAGATTTAAAGCACTCATCGTAA
- the CAVIN4 gene encoding caveolae-associated protein 4 isoform X2, which yields MTKHELKEKFRCPTSLSVVKDRNLTENQEEDDDDIFDPPVDLSSDEEYYVEESRSARLRKSGKEHIDNIKKAFSKENMQKTRQNLDKKVNRIRTRIVTPERRERLRQSGERLRQSGERLRQSGERFKKSISNAAPSKEAFKMRSLRKGKDRTVAEGEECAREMGVDIIARSESLGPISELYSDELSEPEHEAARPVYPPHEGREIPTPEPLKVTFKSQVKVEDDESLLLDLKHSS from the exons ATGACCAAGCATGAACTAAAG gAGAAGTTTCGGTGTCCGACATCCCTGTCTGTTGTTAAAGACAGAAACCTAACTGAGAACCAAGAAGAGGATGATGATGATATCTTTGATCCCCCAGTAGATCTGTCTTCGGATGAAGAATATTATGTTGAAGAAAGCAGATCTGCCAGGCTTAGGAAGTCAGGCAAGGAGCACATTGATAATATCAAGAAggcattttccaaagaaaacatgCAGAAGACACGGCAGAATCTTGACAAGAAAGTGAACAGAATTAGAACTAGAATAGTGACCCcggagaggagagagaggctaAGGCAGTCAGGAGAGAGGCTGAGACAGTCAGGGGAGAGGCTGAGACAGTCAGGGGAGAGGTTTAAGAAATCTATTTCTAATGCAGCTCCCTCAAAGGAAGCTTTTAAGATGCGCAGCCTCAGGAAAGGTAAGGACCGAACAGTGGCTGAAGGTGAGGAATGTGCCAGGGAGATGGGTGTGGACATCATTGCCAGGAGCGAGTCTCTGGGCCCCATCAGTGAGCTCTACTCTGATGAGCTCAGTGAACCAGAACACGAGGCAGCCAGGCCGGTGTATCCTCCCCATGAAGGAAGGGAAATCCCCACCCCCGAGCctttaaaagttacttttaaatCTCAGGTGAAAGTAGAGGATGATGAATCTCTTTTGTTAGATTTAAAGCACTCATCGTAA
- the CAVIN4 gene encoding caveolae-associated protein 4 isoform X1, producing MTKHELKNRLSSVTEDEDQDAALTIVTVLDKVASIVDSVQASQKRIEERHREMENAIKSVQIDLLKLSQSHSNTGHIINKLFEKTRKVSAHIKDVKARVEKQQIHVKKVEVKQEEIMKKNKFRVVIFQEKFRCPTSLSVVKDRNLTENQEEDDDDIFDPPVDLSSDEEYYVEESRSARLRKSGKEHIDNIKKAFSKENMQKTRQNLDKKVNRIRTRIVTPERRERLRQSGERLRQSGERLRQSGERFKKSISNAAPSKEAFKMRSLRKGKDRTVAEGEECAREMGVDIIARSESLGPISELYSDELSEPEHEAARPVYPPHEGREIPTPEPLKVTFKSQVKVEDDESLLLDLKHSS from the exons ATGACCAAGCATGAACTAAAG AATCGCCTGTCGAGTGTTACAGAAGATGAAGACCAAGACGCTGCTCTTACCATTGTGACTGTGCTGGACAAAGTAGCCTCCATCGTGGACAGTGTGCaggcaagccagaagagaatagAAGAGAGACACAGGGAAATGGAAAATGCCATAAAATCCGTCCAGATTGACCTGTTGAAGCTTTCACAGTCGCATAGCAATACAGGGCATATCATTAACAAATTGTTTGAGAAAACCCGAAAAGTTAGTGCTCACATTAAAGATGTGAAAGCCCGGGTGGAGAAGCAACAAATTCATGTTAAAAAAGTTGAAGTCAAGCAAgaggaaataatgaagaaaaacaaattccgCGTGGTAATATTCCAG gAGAAGTTTCGGTGTCCGACATCCCTGTCTGTTGTTAAAGACAGAAACCTAACTGAGAACCAAGAAGAGGATGATGATGATATCTTTGATCCCCCAGTAGATCTGTCTTCGGATGAAGAATATTATGTTGAAGAAAGCAGATCTGCCAGGCTTAGGAAGTCAGGCAAGGAGCACATTGATAATATCAAGAAggcattttccaaagaaaacatgCAGAAGACACGGCAGAATCTTGACAAGAAAGTGAACAGAATTAGAACTAGAATAGTGACCCcggagaggagagagaggctaAGGCAGTCAGGAGAGAGGCTGAGACAGTCAGGGGAGAGGCTGAGACAGTCAGGGGAGAGGTTTAAGAAATCTATTTCTAATGCAGCTCCCTCAAAGGAAGCTTTTAAGATGCGCAGCCTCAGGAAAGGTAAGGACCGAACAGTGGCTGAAGGTGAGGAATGTGCCAGGGAGATGGGTGTGGACATCATTGCCAGGAGCGAGTCTCTGGGCCCCATCAGTGAGCTCTACTCTGATGAGCTCAGTGAACCAGAACACGAGGCAGCCAGGCCGGTGTATCCTCCCCATGAAGGAAGGGAAATCCCCACCCCCGAGCctttaaaagttacttttaaatCTCAGGTGAAAGTAGAGGATGATGAATCTCTTTTGTTAGATTTAAAGCACTCATCGTAA